GCATCTGCAGGCCGATCACGGCCGCCGAGCCCCACATGTACTTGGACAGGTCATCGAAGCTCTGGTACTCGGTGACCACCAGATCCATCCGCATCGAGTGCAGGAAGTCGACAAAGTGCTCCGGCGGTATCTGCCAGCGCTCAATGGTGTCGAGCACTGCCTGGCAGAGGGGGTGCGCCGAGGCGCCTCGTTCGAGGTCGAGGCTGAAGCTCTGCGCCCAGGCGTCGAACCTGCGTGCTCGCTCGGCTGTGCTCAGCCGGGGGTCGAGGTCATCGACGATGTCATCGGCGTAGCGGGCGAAGCCGTAGAGCGCGTGGACATAGGGACGTTTGGCCGTCGGCAGCAGCCGAGTGGCCAGGAAATAGGTCCTGCCGTGCTGGGCGTTGAGCGCCCGGGCCTGGGCGTAGCCGGCTTGCGCGGCGGGGTCGCAGATGCCCGCGGCCCGCAGCTCGCGCCGGGCGCCTCCGCTGAGCCGCGCGCAGGCCTTGCCGGCGCGCCGGTGGACGGCCGGGGCAGCCGGCCCGCCGGCCTCGAAGGCGGTGATCCGCGCCGGCGACTGCGACGCCTGATCCTGCTGCTGGAAGCGATTGCTCGTCATCGCGGCGCGCCCACTCTCACCATGGGGCCGAGCCCGGTGCGCAGCGTGCTGAAAACCTGGTCGATCAAGGGCTCCAGCTGTGCCCGGGCGTGCGCCAGCGGTTGTCCCCTGAGCAACCGGGACCGCAACTCCGCGCCGATGACCGCCTCTGCCGCCAGGTACTGGGCGGCCGCGAGTTCGGCCGACAGCGGCGGGGCATCGGCGCCCAGGGCTTCGGCAAGCGCGCGGGTGAGGACCTGCCGGCGCTCGAGCTGAAGGTGCTGCTCGTGGCGCTGCAAGTCCGGGCTCTCGACGATGGCCGCGTGAAAGCGCGCGACCTCGTCGGCGTCTGCGTCGGTGCGGCCGGCCGTCAGCTGGTAGAGGACTTGTTGTCGCAGCGCCAGCAACACCGAGTCCCCGGGTGCGCAGCACCGCACCGCGTCGACCAGCGCGGCTTGCAGCGGATCTCCCTCATCGAAGAACAGATCCTCTTTGGTGTCGAAGTAATTGAACACCGTCGCGACCGAGACGCCCGCCTGCCGGGCGATGTCGGCGACCGTCACCGAGTCATAGCCGTGCTCGAAGAACAACGACATCGCGGCCGCGTTGATGGTGTCCCGGGTTCGCCGCTTGTGTTGCTCACGCAGTCCCAGTTGCTCGCTCACATCCGCCTCCCGAATCGCGGGCCTGTCATCTGGTGACATCAGCGACTAACCGCCGGTGATGCGGGCCGCCGCGAGCCGGCCCGAGAGCAGGACCATCGGAACGCCCACGCCGGGCTGGGTGTTGGAGCCACAGAACACCAGGTTCTCGATCTGCCGGTCCAGCGTCGGAAACCGGAACGGACCAGACTGGGCGAAGGTGTGAGCCGCCGCGAACGGAGCGCCGGCGGCCAGCCCCTGGTCCTGCCAGTCCTGCGGGGTGACGACAGCCTCCACCTCGATTCCCTGCTCGAACCCGGGCAGGCCACGCTGGTCCAGCGTCGCCATGATCTCGTCCCGGTAGCGCGGGCCGATGACTGACCAGTCGATAGCCGCACGGGTGTTGGGGCAGGGGAACAGGACGTAGTAGCTGGCTCGCCCCGGTGGCGCCAGCGAGGAGTCGGTCCTGCTGGGATTGCTCACCAGGAACGACGGGTCACTCATCAACCGGCCCTCGTCGATGATCTCGGAGAACGTGGTGTCCCAGGCCTGGCCGAAGAAGATCGAGTGGTGCGCCAGGTCCGGGTAATGCGCCCTCGAACCGGCGTGCACCAGCACGCAGGACGGGGAGTACCGCAATCGGGTCAACCGGCGCGGGCGGAACCGGTCAGGAAGCAGTCGCTCATAGGCGGTCGGCAGGTCGGCGTTGACGACCACGACATCGGCGGCCAGCCGGTCACCGTCGCAGGTGAGCACCGCGCTGGCGCGCTCTCCCGACACTTCGATTCGCTCGACTTTCGTGTTGTAGCGAAAGGTGACTCCGTGGTCGGCGGCTGCGTCGGCCAGGGCGCGTGAGACGGCATGCATGCCGCCGCGCGGGAAGTAGACGCCGGCGACCGTGTCCATGTAGGCGATCACAGCGTAGATCGCCAGCGCGTCCTGAGGCGCCAACCCGGCATACATAGCCTGGAACGAGAAGATCCGGCGCAACCGGTCATCGGCCAGGTACTGCCCGACCTTGGGCGCCAGCCGCCGCAGGCCGCCCAGTGCCAGCAGCTTGATTCCGGCGCTTCCCACCAGTTGCAACGGCGAGTCCAGATTGCGGTCGATGAAGTTGCGTTGCTCCAACTGGTACAGCTTGTGCAGGAAACGCACCAGCTCCCGATAACCAGCCACATCCCGAGCCGAGGCGACCTCGGCGATCTCGGCTGCCATCTGCTCCGGATCGGTGTGCACGTCGATCCTGGACCCGTCGGCGAAGACAGCCCGGTAGGCAGGGCTCAGCGGAAGCAGCTCGAGCCGATCCGTCAGGCGCTCGCCGACGCAGGCCAGGGCGTCGTCGATCAGCTCGGGCATCGTCAGCACCGTCGGTCCGGTGTCGAACTGATAGCCGTCCTGACGCAGCACCCCGGCCCGGCCCCCCGGCTCGGCGGACTGCTCGACGACGGTGACCCGGCGTCCGGCGCCGGCCAGCCGCAGCGCGGCAGACAGGCCGCCCAGACCGGCCCCGACTATCACCACGTCATCGGTGCGTCCGGGGACCACCCGGGATGTTCGGAGCATGACTGCTCCCTTCGGCTTCCCCCGCGCAGCCGCAAGGAGGTGTTGTCCCGCTGCGCACACCCAATGTTAGAGTCACTCTAGGTTCAAGAGCAGCCGTCCTGTCACCCGAGGCCGTCGACCAGCCGTCGCTGAAGAAGGAATCCCGGGTTCAGCCCCGCCTCGGAGCCGCCCATGTCCAGCCCCGGCTCATTCAGCCCGGCGCCCCGGCAGCGAGCGTCACTGCCGGCCCGGGCGCTGGGGATGGGCTTCGAGCAGATGGTGCGCCACGGCTTGCGGGGGGTCTTCCTGCGCGGCCAGCTGCCTGCGGGCGGCTGCGTCTGGGCGGCCAATCACCACAGCTGGTGGGACGGCTTTCTGGCTGCTGCGGTGCTGCGCCGGCAGCGGCGGGCCGCGGCGCTGCTGATGGACGGGGACAACCTGTCCGACTACCGCTTCCTGACGGCGATCGGGGTGATCTCGACCGCTCGGCCACGGCAGGCGCTGACAAGCCTGCGCGACGGCCGGGTGCTGGTCATCTTTCCCGAAGGCGAGCTGAGGCCAGCAGGCCCGGTCGCGGCGCTGGCGCCAGGCGCGGCTTGGCTGGCGCGGCGAGCGCCCGCGACGCTGCTGCCGGTCGCGGTGCGAGTGGCCGCCCGCGGGCACCAGTTCCCCGAGGGCCTGGTCGACATCGGCGCGGCCTGCGCGCCGGATCAGCTGTCAGCGGAGCTGGGCCGGCAGCTGGCGGGTCTGGACGCCGCGATCGCCGGCGCGGATCCCCGCGAGCCGGTGCCCGGATTCCGATGTGTCGTCCCGGGCCGCCTCAGCTGGGACGAGCGGATCGACCGGTGGTCGGCAAGGCTCAGCCGGCGGTGAGGGTCCTGTTCGGCGCGATCCTCGGCTTCCTGCTGGTCAAGCTTGCGACGCTGGCGATGAATCTGGCCTGGTTTCCGGTGCTGGGCAAGGGACGCCTGGCGAGTGAGCCGGCGCCGGAGCCTACGGCGGCGCCGCCTGAGACGGTGTCGCTGCTGGTTCCGATGCGCGACGAGGCCGCGACCCTGGCCCGGTTTCTGCCCGCTCTGCTCGGCCAGTCCGGGGTGACGGAGCTGATTGTTCTGGATGACCTGTCCAGTGACGGCTCGGCCCTGACCGCCCGGTCGATCCTTGCCGGGTCGGCGCACGCCCGCCTGGTGAGCGGCACGGCGCCCCCGCCGGGGTGGGTGGGCAAGAACTGGGCCTGCGAGCAACTGGCGGCTGAGGCTTGCGGCGAGTTATTGCTCTACTGCGACGCCGACGTGCTGCTGGGCGCCGGCGCGGTCGAGGCGGTTGTGCGGGCGATGGCCGACCAGCAGGCCGACGTCTTCTCGGTCTTTCCCCGCCAGCTCACCGGCAGCCTCGGCGAAGCGCTGCTGACGCCGCTGATCGACGATGTGCTGCTGTGCTTCCTTCCCTTCGGGCTGCTGTCGGCGGACGTGCCGGCGGCTGCCACCGCGAACGGGTCGTTGCTGGCATTTCGGCGCGAGGCCTTGGCTGCGCTGGCCGGGTTCTCTTCGGTGCGCGCGGAGATCGTGGAGGACGTGGCGCTGGCCAGGCGCGCCCGGCGAGCGGGTCTGCGGCTCGGGCTCGCCCTGGGCGGTGAGCTGGTGCAGACCCGGATGTACACCGGCTACCGCGAGGTCGTCATCGGCCTGGGCAGGGGACTGCTCGCGGTGACTGGAGGATCACGGCTTCGGTTGGTGGTCGCCGCCGGCTGGCACCTTGCGGTCTACACCCTGCCGCTGGTCGCGGCGAGCCGGCGCCGGCGCTGGCTGCTGCCGCTGGGGTTGGGGGTGGTCGAACGGCTGCTGGTCGGACTGAAATGCCATCCCCGAGCGGCCTGGCAGGCGATTCTCTCCCCGTTGAGCCCGATCGCCTTCGTCCCGGTGGTCACTCAGGCGATGCGCCGGCAGCAGCGATGGAAGGGCCGTAGCTACCCGTGAGGCCACCCTCGCCCCACTCGCAACCGGTGATCGGCCATCTCGGCCGGTGGGGTCGGCAACCGCTGCCACTGCTGGAAGAGGGCGCGGCGCTGGGCCCGGTGTTCAGTCTGCGGCTCTGGCGAAACACCATTGTCGGTTACTCCCCGGACTGGAACCGGTTCGTGCTCGGTGACCTGGAGCTGTTTCGCAGCCGGGGCAGCATGAGCGGGCTGTCACCCCACCTGGCGGCCGGCCTGGTGCAGACCGAGGCGCCGCACCACCGCCAGCGCCGCGCCGAGCTCAACCCGGCCTTCGCCCGGCGTTCGATCTCAGCGCTGCGGCCGCGGATCACCGAGGTCGTGGACCGCGCCCTGCCCAGCGGTGAGTTCGACGCGGTGGCCTGGTCCGCCTCGATCACTCGCGAGATCCTGGCTGCCACCTTCTTCGGAGGCGCGCTGCCGGGGCCGACGCTGGCCGCCTTTCTGCGACCCCTGGACAGCCCGCTGCCGGGACCGCTGCTACGCCGGCCGGCCTTGTTCCGGCGGATGAACCGCGCCCTGGAGCGGGCGCTGCCCGCCGCGCCGCCGGACTGCCTGGCGGCCGCGTTTCGTGACCTTCCCGGCGGGCTGGAGGAGGTGCGGGTCGCGCTGAGCGCCGGTTATGACACGACCGCGCACACCATGGCCTGGCTGCTCTACCACGTCGGCTGCCAGCCGGAGTTGCTCGCCGCCGAGCAACGAGCGCTGGCAGTCAACGAGGTCCTGCGGCTGTACCCGGCGGGGTGGCTGGGCAGCCGACGTGCTGCGCGGGACACCGCGTTCGCCGAAATCACGATTCCGCGCGGCACGCTGGTGCTCTACAGCCCCTACCTGACCCATCGCGATCGGCGTTTGTGGCCTGAGCCTCTGGAGTTCCGGCCCCAGCGGTTTCTGGAGGCGTTGCCGGCGTGGGGGTTCCTGCCCTTCGCGGCCGGTGAGCGGACCTGCCTCGGCAGCGCCTATGCCCGGCTCGTCCTGGACACCGTGCTGGAGGCGTTCGCCGGCAGCCGGCTCAGCGTGGTCGCGGGGGACCCGCGGCCCAAGGCAGGCATCACCCTGGCGCCGGCAGGCCCGCTGACGCTGCGTCGCGAGCAGCGTTCAACGGCTGGCCGGTGGCGGCAGGCTCACCCCGAATCCGGCGACCGCCAGCCGCAGTAACACCTGCCCGGGCGCCAGCAGGTCGGTGATGCGCGCGGCGCTGAGCGTCTCCAGCTCGGCCAGCCGGACGCGGTAAGCGTCGGCCCCCAGCAGCCGGGCGGCATGCAGCTCAGCCATGTTGTGCCAGACCTTCTGCCTCGCCTCGCGCAGGAATCGCCGGGACGAGAGCCGATTCAGCGGCGCCAGCGCGCGGTCGAGCAACCTGCGGTGGTCTTCGATCTCGGCGTCTTCGGCTTTGACCCGGCCGGCCAGCACGGTGTCGATCCGTTCGTGGTCGCGTCCTCGACGGGCGATCAGCTCCGGATCGGTGAAGTCCTGCGGACTGATAACGGCCAGCATCGCCTGCGGCAGGTCATAGTTGATGTGCGCGTTGACACCGAGCAGCACGTGCCGCAGCGCGGGAAGCTCTGGCGGCGCCGCGAA
This portion of the Jatrophihabitans sp. genome encodes:
- a CDS encoding phytoene/squalene synthase family protein — protein: MTSNRFQQQDQASQSPARITAFEAGGPAAPAVHRRAGKACARLSGGARRELRAAGICDPAAQAGYAQARALNAQHGRTYFLATRLLPTAKRPYVHALYGFARYADDIVDDLDPRLSTAERARRFDAWAQSFSLDLERGASAHPLCQAVLDTIERWQIPPEHFVDFLHSMRMDLVVTEYQSFDDLSKYMWGSAAVIGLQMLPILGREDERTDWGTLGRHAADLGLAFQLTNFLRDIGEDLDRNRIYLPRESLDRFGVDRAALLRARATGSASEPVRQLIAFELERARELYRSAQPGIELVERGSRDCLRTAWTLYGAILDEIEKLDHNVFSCRASVSLRRRVRVAGGGLARATWARTVS
- a CDS encoding helix-turn-helix domain-containing protein gives rise to the protein MSEQLGLREQHKRRTRDTINAAAMSLFFEHGYDSVTVADIARQAGVSVATVFNYFDTKEDLFFDEGDPLQAALVDAVRCCAPGDSVLLALRQQVLYQLTAGRTDADADEVARFHAAIVESPDLQRHEQHLQLERRQVLTRALAEALGADAPPLSAELAAAQYLAAEAVIGAELRSRLLRGQPLAHARAQLEPLIDQVFSTLRTGLGPMVRVGAPR
- the crtI gene encoding phytoene desaturase family protein, which translates into the protein MLRTSRVVPGRTDDVVIVGAGLGGLSAALRLAGAGRRVTVVEQSAEPGGRAGVLRQDGYQFDTGPTVLTMPELIDDALACVGERLTDRLELLPLSPAYRAVFADGSRIDVHTDPEQMAAEIAEVASARDVAGYRELVRFLHKLYQLEQRNFIDRNLDSPLQLVGSAGIKLLALGGLRRLAPKVGQYLADDRLRRIFSFQAMYAGLAPQDALAIYAVIAYMDTVAGVYFPRGGMHAVSRALADAAADHGVTFRYNTKVERIEVSGERASAVLTCDGDRLAADVVVVNADLPTAYERLLPDRFRPRRLTRLRYSPSCVLVHAGSRAHYPDLAHHSIFFGQAWDTTFSEIIDEGRLMSDPSFLVSNPSRTDSSLAPPGRASYYVLFPCPNTRAAIDWSVIGPRYRDEIMATLDQRGLPGFEQGIEVEAVVTPQDWQDQGLAAGAPFAAAHTFAQSGPFRFPTLDRQIENLVFCGSNTQPGVGVPMVLLSGRLAAARITGG
- a CDS encoding 1-acyl-sn-glycerol-3-phosphate acyltransferase, giving the protein MSSPGSFSPAPRQRASLPARALGMGFEQMVRHGLRGVFLRGQLPAGGCVWAANHHSWWDGFLAAAVLRRQRRAAALLMDGDNLSDYRFLTAIGVISTARPRQALTSLRDGRVLVIFPEGELRPAGPVAALAPGAAWLARRAPATLLPVAVRVAARGHQFPEGLVDIGAACAPDQLSAELGRQLAGLDAAIAGADPREPVPGFRCVVPGRLSWDERIDRWSARLSRR
- a CDS encoding glycosyltransferase family 2 protein, whose product is MRVLFGAILGFLLVKLATLAMNLAWFPVLGKGRLASEPAPEPTAAPPETVSLLVPMRDEAATLARFLPALLGQSGVTELIVLDDLSSDGSALTARSILAGSAHARLVSGTAPPPGWVGKNWACEQLAAEACGELLLYCDADVLLGAGAVEAVVRAMADQQADVFSVFPRQLTGSLGEALLTPLIDDVLLCFLPFGLLSADVPAAATANGSLLAFRREALAALAGFSSVRAEIVEDVALARRARRAGLRLGLALGGELVQTRMYTGYREVVIGLGRGLLAVTGGSRLRLVVAAGWHLAVYTLPLVAASRRRRWLLPLGLGVVERLLVGLKCHPRAAWQAILSPLSPIAFVPVVTQAMRRQQRWKGRSYP
- a CDS encoding cytochrome P450, with translation MIGHLGRWGRQPLPLLEEGAALGPVFSLRLWRNTIVGYSPDWNRFVLGDLELFRSRGSMSGLSPHLAAGLVQTEAPHHRQRRAELNPAFARRSISALRPRITEVVDRALPSGEFDAVAWSASITREILAATFFGGALPGPTLAAFLRPLDSPLPGPLLRRPALFRRMNRALERALPAAPPDCLAAAFRDLPGGLEEVRVALSAGYDTTAHTMAWLLYHVGCQPELLAAEQRALAVNEVLRLYPAGWLGSRRAARDTAFAEITIPRGTLVLYSPYLTHRDRRLWPEPLEFRPQRFLEALPAWGFLPFAAGERTCLGSAYARLVLDTVLEAFAGSRLSVVAGDPRPKAGITLAPAGPLTLRREQRSTAGRWRQAHPESGDRQPQ
- a CDS encoding DUF5995 family protein encodes the protein MTGSAVDDVAARLRQRLDALPPDAGPRAPFLSAYLRTTEAVGAALREGQFCDPAWVQRWDVAFAELYLTAHDADLAGDRAAVARPWQLAFAAPPELPALRHVLLGVNAHINYDLPQAMLAVISPQDFTDPELIARRGRDHERIDTVLAGRVKAEDAEIEDHRRLLDRALAPLNRLSSRRFLREARQKVWHNMAELHAARLLGADAYRVRLAELETLSAARITDLLAPGQVLLRLAVAGFGVSLPPPASR